From one Spiroplasma endosymbiont of Panorpa germanica genomic stretch:
- a CDS encoding AAA family ATPase, translating into MKNKIEKLITFLTNNLYERDEAIHLTLLALFAEESIFLYGKPGLGKSNLAKLVKNIIRNGQIFEYLMNKYSTPDEIFGPLDIDKLTHGEYFRRTEGYLPGADVAFLDEIWKAGPSIQNTLLTIINEKEFRNGNKVNRVPLKLLISASNEFPEENQGLEALYDRFLIRYEITPIKDFDNILKMVNYNPAKLDVTLQAEDLITPEMITQISEVVDGKKGQFITLSEEVIAFIDKLKANIEAKTGIYISDRRWKKVIRLMKVSAHCSGRDKVEMVDTFVVNHTLWNKLNNNTVNERNEINLIYKELMNKEIGIKNEASWAETEIKSLTVQVKNVLKNNFSDRNYTKEIGTRYKSILKRISQERSTLTKASSVFFPVAFNGIDGVDVEIRNDFEKSFAKLQKMVG; encoded by the coding sequence ATGAAAAATAAAATCGAGAAATTAATAACTTTTTTAACAAATAATTTATATGAAAGAGATGAGGCAATTCATCTGACGCTTTTAGCGCTGTTTGCAGAAGAGTCAATTTTTTTATATGGAAAACCAGGATTAGGAAAATCCAATTTAGCTAAGTTGGTCAAAAATATTATTAGAAATGGTCAAATCTTTGAATATTTAATGAATAAGTATTCAACACCAGATGAAATTTTTGGACCCCTGGACATAGATAAATTAACACACGGAGAATATTTTAGAAGAACTGAAGGTTATTTACCAGGTGCGGATGTAGCTTTTCTTGATGAAATTTGAAAAGCAGGTCCAAGTATCCAAAATACCTTACTAACAATAATCAACGAAAAAGAATTTAGAAATGGTAACAAGGTAAACCGCGTTCCTCTGAAATTATTAATTTCAGCTTCCAATGAATTTCCCGAAGAAAACCAAGGTCTAGAAGCTTTGTATGACCGATTTTTAATTCGCTATGAAATAACCCCAATAAAAGATTTTGACAATATATTGAAAATGGTAAATTATAACCCTGCAAAGTTGGATGTGACTCTTCAAGCAGAAGATTTAATTACCCCAGAAATGATCACTCAGATTAGTGAAGTAGTTGATGGTAAAAAAGGCCAATTCATAACATTATCAGAAGAAGTTATCGCCTTTATTGATAAATTAAAAGCTAATATTGAAGCTAAGACAGGAATATATATTTCAGATCGTCGCTGAAAAAAAGTTATTCGACTAATGAAAGTTAGCGCTCACTGTTCTGGTAGAGATAAGGTAGAGATGGTTGACACTTTTGTAGTAAATCATACTTTATGAAATAAACTAAATAATAATACCGTTAATGAAAGAAATGAAATCAATTTAATTTACAAAGAATTAATGAATAAAGAAATTGGTATCAAGAATGAAGCTAGTTGAGCTGAAACTGAAATTAAGTCTTTAACGGTTCAAGTAAAAAATGTTTTAAAAAATAACTTTTCTGACAGGAACTATACCAAAGAAATCGGGACTCGCTACAAATCAATTCTTAAGAGAATTTCTCAAGAACGTAGTACTTTAACAAAGGCCAGTTCAGTTTTCTTTCCTGTAGCTTT
- the proC gene encoding pyrroline-5-carboxylate reductase, producing the protein MSIKNIGFIGTGNMGMAIIKGIKHNKKLGDFKLFTFNRNLKTSESFLKNNLTTPLNSIKELVEKTDVIFLGIKPKDMLNVLGQISPFVDSSKIIISMVVSWSIEKINSFLLKEGSKKIIRIMPNINANVNKSATAWCSSWELSPIELINIEMLLKAFGAIYKIEESDFSKFAALAGSSPALILYFYELFENLAAEMELGYLNVKELFLSVFEGTFKNYLNSDLKPNEIIKQVTSPGGTTMEGIAVFDNSDFKLIVKEAIKAILKKDEKLSSILT; encoded by the coding sequence ATGTCAATTAAAAATATTGGTTTTATTGGAACTGGAAATATGGGAATGGCCATAATTAAAGGTATTAAACATAATAAAAAACTTGGTGATTTCAAACTTTTTACATTTAATAGGAATTTAAAAACTAGTGAAAGTTTTTTAAAAAATAATTTAACAACACCACTGAATAGTATAAAAGAATTAGTGGAAAAAACAGATGTTATTTTTTTGGGAATAAAGCCAAAAGATATGCTGAATGTTCTAGGACAAATCAGTCCTTTTGTTGATAGCTCAAAAATTATTATTTCAATGGTTGTCTCTTGGTCGATTGAAAAAATTAATAGTTTTTTACTAAAAGAAGGGTCTAAAAAAATCATTAGAATAATGCCGAACATTAATGCTAATGTAAATAAGTCAGCAACAGCTTGGTGCTCTAGTTGAGAATTGAGCCCAATTGAATTAATAAATATCGAGATGCTTTTAAAAGCGTTTGGAGCCATTTACAAAATAGAAGAAAGTGATTTTTCAAAATTCGCTGCTTTGGCAGGGAGTTCTCCTGCATTGATTTTGTATTTCTATGAGCTATTTGAAAATCTAGCTGCTGAAATGGAATTAGGCTATTTAAATGTTAAGGAATTATTTTTAAGCGTATTTGAAGGAACTTTCAAAAATTACTTAAATTCTGATTTAAAACCTAATGAAATTATTAAACAGGTTACTTCACCAGGGGGAACAACTATGGAAGGGATTGCTGTTTTTGATAATTCTGATTTCAAATTGATTGTCAAGGAAGCTATTAAAGCTATCTTAAAAAAAGATGAAAAATTGAGCAGTATTTTGACTTAA